Proteins from a single region of Gordonia hongkongensis:
- a CDS encoding citrate synthase 2 — MANTVPEDFVAGLEGVVAFTTDIAEPDKNGGNLRYRGVDIEDLVENKVTFADVWALLVDGKFGDGLPPAEPFPLPIHTGDVRVDVQAALAMLAPIWGYQPLLDIDDETARDNLARASVMALSYVAQSARGIHQPAVPQHVIDECDTVTARFMTRWKGDPDPRHIAAIDAYWVSAAEHGMNASTFTARVIASTGADVAASLSGAIGAMSGPLHGGAPARVLPMIEEVENTGDARGLVKGILDRKEKLMGFGHRVYRAEDPRARVLRRTAQELGVPRFEIAAALEQAALTELRERRPDRAIETNVEFWAAVILDFAEVPTHMMPAMFTCGRTAGWCAHILEQKRLGKLVRPAAIYTGPSPRRPEDVEGWGDVVKPGL, encoded by the coding sequence ATGGCCAACACTGTTCCCGAGGATTTCGTCGCCGGACTCGAGGGCGTGGTGGCCTTCACGACCGACATCGCCGAACCGGACAAGAACGGCGGCAACCTCCGCTACCGCGGCGTCGACATCGAGGACCTGGTCGAGAACAAGGTGACCTTCGCCGACGTGTGGGCCCTCCTGGTCGACGGCAAGTTCGGCGACGGCCTGCCGCCGGCCGAACCGTTTCCGCTGCCGATCCACACCGGTGACGTGCGCGTCGACGTCCAGGCCGCGCTCGCCATGCTCGCCCCGATCTGGGGCTACCAGCCGCTGCTCGACATCGACGACGAAACCGCCCGCGACAACCTCGCCCGCGCGTCGGTGATGGCGTTGTCGTACGTGGCGCAGTCCGCGCGCGGCATCCACCAGCCCGCGGTCCCCCAGCACGTCATCGACGAATGCGACACCGTCACCGCACGTTTCATGACCCGCTGGAAGGGCGACCCCGATCCCCGGCACATCGCCGCGATCGACGCCTACTGGGTCAGCGCCGCCGAGCACGGCATGAACGCGTCGACGTTCACCGCACGGGTGATCGCCTCCACCGGAGCCGATGTCGCGGCCTCGCTGTCGGGTGCGATCGGCGCCATGTCCGGCCCCCTCCACGGCGGCGCCCCCGCACGCGTGCTGCCGATGATCGAAGAGGTCGAGAACACCGGCGACGCACGTGGACTCGTGAAGGGGATCCTCGACCGCAAGGAGAAGCTCATGGGCTTCGGGCACCGCGTCTACCGCGCCGAGGACCCGCGTGCCCGCGTGCTCCGCCGCACCGCCCAGGAATTGGGCGTCCCCCGCTTCGAGATCGCCGCCGCACTCGAGCAGGCCGCGCTCACCGAACTCCGGGAACGACGCCCCGACCGCGCCATCGAGACCAACGTCGAGTTCTGGGCGGCGGTCATCCTCGACTTCGCCGAGGTGCCGACGCACATGATGCCGGCGATGTTCACCTGCGGCCGGACCGCCGGCTGGTGTGCGCACATCCTCGAGCAGAAGCGCCTCGGCAAGCTGGTCCGCCCGGCCGCGATCTACACCGGCCCGAGCCCCCGTCGCCCCGAGGACGTCGAGGGCTGGGGTGACGTCGTGAAGCCGGGCCTGTAG
- the pdxH gene encoding pyridoxamine 5'-phosphate oxidase, whose product MRVGYGGGIPPNIGEGDRAAGADGIRENLDPSWLRGDPPWLDLFHVWLREAVDARIAEPNAMVLGTADAEGRPSTRTVLCKGVDANGVVFFTGYDSDKGRHLAANPYASVTFPWIALERQVHFRGPVEHVSALEIQAYWELRPRGSQLSAAASEQSRPIGSRVELEQKAAELAEAYGGFDEGAEVPVPSDWGGYRIVPVEVEFWQGRANRLHNRVRLTHVDHSWRAERLQP is encoded by the coding sequence ATGCGCGTCGGATATGGCGGCGGCATCCCACCGAACATCGGCGAGGGCGACCGCGCCGCCGGTGCCGACGGCATCCGCGAGAACCTCGACCCGAGCTGGCTGCGGGGCGACCCGCCGTGGCTCGACCTCTTCCACGTCTGGCTCCGCGAAGCCGTCGACGCTCGGATCGCCGAGCCCAACGCGATGGTCCTCGGCACCGCCGACGCCGAGGGCAGGCCGTCGACCCGCACCGTCCTGTGCAAGGGGGTCGACGCGAACGGCGTTGTCTTCTTCACCGGGTACGACTCCGACAAAGGCCGACACCTGGCCGCGAATCCGTATGCCTCGGTGACGTTTCCCTGGATCGCGCTGGAACGGCAGGTGCACTTCCGCGGACCGGTCGAACACGTCAGCGCCCTAGAGATCCAGGCGTACTGGGAGCTTCGACCCCGCGGGTCGCAGCTCTCGGCGGCCGCGTCCGAGCAATCACGGCCCATCGGCAGCCGCGTCGAACTCGAGCAGAAGGCCGCCGAACTCGCCGAGGCCTACGGCGGGTTCGACGAGGGTGCCGAGGTCCCGGTCCCGTCCGATTGGGGTGGGTACCGCATCGTCCCGGTCGAGGTCGAGTTCTGGCAGGGGCGAGCGAACCGCCTGCACAACCGGGTTCGGCTGACCCACGTCGATCACTCCTGGCGGGCCGAACGGCTGCAGCCCTGA
- a CDS encoding oxygenase MpaB family protein, whose amino-acid sequence MAEVLHASQDTCPVDAASAEATCPAGAASSATHGYEPLGPDSLTWQIWGTWTGMFQGLWAGSIQNMHPKLGAAVWDHSDFFGERWQRLMRSLYPISGVVFDSVIPGARTGEEVRDYHLAVKGTMEDGSRYHALDPDVFYWAHATFWYGNVRLCERFGPFLTEDQKRQLFEESKAWYAQYGVSMRPVPETYEDFLEYWDHMCRNVLRDHVSVRTVLDITQLPPPPFLSFIPTWLWDRYLVPQNQKLFMWLTTGFYDEPIREILGLEWTDKDERLFRLVGKGINLVMHKLLPKRALRHPRPRDAWDRVHGKVAVDAPIVHTPTRNLPPQSERGNPMHYCPVTAARRASYPGVLTAD is encoded by the coding sequence ATGGCCGAGGTTCTGCACGCTTCCCAGGACACCTGTCCCGTCGACGCCGCGTCGGCCGAGGCCACCTGCCCGGCCGGCGCGGCGTCGTCGGCGACACACGGGTACGAACCCCTTGGCCCGGATTCGCTGACCTGGCAGATCTGGGGGACCTGGACGGGGATGTTCCAGGGCTTGTGGGCCGGGTCGATCCAGAACATGCATCCCAAGCTGGGTGCGGCGGTGTGGGACCATTCGGACTTCTTCGGCGAACGGTGGCAGCGCCTGATGCGCTCCCTGTACCCGATCAGCGGCGTCGTCTTCGATTCCGTCATCCCGGGTGCCCGGACGGGGGAAGAGGTGCGCGACTACCACCTCGCCGTCAAGGGCACCATGGAGGACGGGTCCCGCTATCACGCATTGGATCCCGACGTCTTCTACTGGGCCCACGCCACGTTCTGGTACGGCAACGTCCGACTGTGCGAACGCTTCGGACCCTTCCTCACCGAGGACCAGAAGCGGCAGCTCTTCGAGGAGTCCAAAGCCTGGTACGCCCAGTACGGCGTCTCCATGCGTCCCGTCCCGGAGACCTACGAGGACTTCCTGGAGTATTGGGACCACATGTGCCGCAACGTGCTTCGTGATCACGTATCGGTCCGCACGGTCCTCGACATCACCCAGCTGCCGCCCCCGCCGTTCCTGAGCTTCATCCCGACGTGGCTGTGGGACCGGTACCTAGTGCCGCAGAACCAGAAACTGTTCATGTGGCTGACCACCGGGTTCTACGACGAGCCGATCCGCGAGATCCTCGGGCTCGAGTGGACCGACAAGGACGAACGTCTATTCCGTCTGGTGGGTAAGGGCATCAACCTCGTGATGCACAAGCTCCTACCCAAGCGAGCGCTGCGCCACCCCCGACCGCGCGATGCGTGGGATCGCGTGCACGGCAAGGTCGCCGTGGATGCACCGATCGTGCACACGCCGACGCGCAATCTCCCGCCGCAGAGCGAGCGCGGCAACCCGATGCACTATTGCCCGGTGACCGCGGCACGGCGGGCGTCGTACCCGGGTGTGCTCACCGCGGACTGA
- a CDS encoding MFS transporter, protein MPRLLADTAPLRNQYFRRLWLANIVTVIGAQLSMVAVPAQIYEVTGSSAYVGLTGVFGLVPLVVFGLWGGALADVVDRRTLLIITTVGLIVCSALFWAQAAAGGQNVWIVLVLFAVQQAFFAVNQPTRTAVLPRLLDAKDLPAALSLNMTVMQAGAIAGPLVGGALIPVLGYSLLYFVDTIFLLPTLIAVAMLPSLRPESDAAPKVAGLRSVLEGLRYLAGHKILLASFLVDLIAMIFGMPRALFPQMAHENFGGPEGGGIAFALLFTAISAGAVVGGIFSGWVARVQRQGLAVIVCIIIWGLAITGTGIAVSFADGTAMPMLLVAVVLLMIGGAADMASAAFRQSILLTAATDEVRGRLQGVFIVVVAGGPRIADVAHGAAAASIGVAAATAFGGIAVVVATIIAALLIPAFVHYRAGQRT, encoded by the coding sequence ATGCCCCGCCTCCTCGCCGACACCGCGCCGCTGCGCAACCAGTACTTCCGGCGACTGTGGCTGGCGAACATCGTCACCGTCATCGGCGCGCAGTTGAGTATGGTCGCGGTGCCAGCCCAGATCTACGAGGTCACCGGTAGCTCTGCATACGTCGGACTGACCGGTGTCTTCGGCCTGGTGCCGCTCGTCGTGTTCGGGCTGTGGGGTGGGGCGCTGGCCGACGTCGTCGACCGCCGGACCCTGCTGATCATCACGACCGTCGGCCTCATCGTCTGCAGCGCCCTGTTCTGGGCGCAGGCCGCGGCGGGCGGGCAGAACGTGTGGATCGTGTTGGTGCTCTTCGCCGTTCAGCAGGCGTTCTTCGCCGTGAACCAGCCGACGCGGACGGCGGTGCTACCGCGGCTGCTCGACGCCAAGGACCTGCCCGCCGCGCTGTCGCTGAACATGACGGTCATGCAGGCCGGCGCCATCGCCGGGCCACTCGTCGGCGGCGCCCTGATCCCCGTCCTCGGCTATTCGCTGTTGTATTTCGTGGACACGATCTTCCTGCTGCCGACGCTCATCGCCGTCGCGATGCTGCCGTCGCTGCGGCCGGAGAGCGATGCCGCGCCCAAGGTGGCCGGCCTGCGTTCGGTCCTCGAAGGGCTGCGGTATCTCGCCGGGCACAAGATCCTCCTGGCGTCGTTCCTGGTCGACCTGATCGCCATGATCTTCGGCATGCCGCGGGCGCTCTTCCCGCAGATGGCCCACGAGAACTTCGGCGGCCCCGAGGGCGGCGGCATCGCCTTCGCCCTGCTGTTCACGGCGATCTCCGCGGGAGCCGTCGTCGGTGGGATCTTCTCGGGCTGGGTCGCCCGCGTGCAGCGCCAGGGCCTGGCGGTCATCGTGTGCATCATCATCTGGGGTCTGGCGATCACCGGAACCGGGATCGCGGTGTCGTTCGCCGACGGCACAGCCATGCCGATGCTCCTCGTCGCGGTGGTGTTGCTGATGATCGGCGGTGCGGCCGACATGGCGTCGGCGGCGTTCCGGCAGTCGATCCTGCTCACCGCCGCGACCGACGAGGTCCGCGGCCGACTCCAGGGCGTGTTCATCGTCGTGGTCGCCGGCGGGCCCCGGATCGCCGACGTCGCCCACGGCGCCGCGGCCGCCTCGATCGGGGTCGCCGCCGCGACCGCGTTCGGCGGTATCGCGGTCGTCGTCGCGACCATCATCGCGGCGTTGCTGATCCCCGCCTTCGTGCACTACCGCGCCGGTCAGCGCACCTGA
- the serC gene encoding phosphoserine transaminase, with protein MSEAATASITLPADLLPSDGRFGCGPSKVRPEQLQSLVDTGASVFGTSHRQAPVKNVVGSIREGLSNLFSLPEGYEVVISNGGTTAFWDAAAFGLIKQRSLHLTYGEFSSKFATVSKKAPFLDSPAVISTDPGTAPDPAALTVDDFGGVDLIGWAHNETSTGVAVPVVRPAGSDDALIAIDATSGAGGLPVNVADADVYYFAPQKCFAADGGLWVALMSPRALARIAEIAETDRWCPEFLSLPTAVDNSSKNQTYNTPAVGSLLLFANQIEWMNNNGGLDWCVSRTADSSSRLYQWAEASEFATPFVTEATNRSQVVGTIDFHDDVDAAAVAKILRAHGVVDTEPYRKLGRNQLRIGMFPAIEPEDVSKLTQCIDYIVERL; from the coding sequence ATGAGCGAAGCCGCCACCGCATCCATCACCCTGCCCGCCGACCTGCTGCCGTCGGACGGCCGCTTCGGTTGCGGGCCGTCGAAGGTTCGCCCCGAGCAGTTGCAGTCCCTCGTCGACACCGGCGCGTCGGTGTTCGGCACCAGCCACCGTCAGGCACCGGTGAAGAACGTCGTCGGCTCGATCCGCGAGGGGCTGTCGAACCTGTTCTCGCTGCCCGAGGGCTACGAGGTCGTGATCTCCAACGGCGGCACCACGGCATTCTGGGACGCCGCGGCGTTCGGCCTGATCAAGCAGCGTTCGCTGCACCTCACCTATGGCGAGTTCTCGTCGAAGTTCGCGACGGTCTCGAAGAAGGCCCCCTTCCTCGACTCGCCCGCGGTCATCTCGACCGACCCCGGCACCGCGCCCGACCCGGCCGCGCTGACCGTCGACGACTTCGGCGGCGTCGACCTCATCGGCTGGGCACACAACGAGACCTCGACGGGCGTCGCGGTGCCCGTCGTCCGTCCCGCCGGTTCGGATGACGCGCTCATCGCCATCGACGCCACCTCGGGCGCGGGCGGTCTGCCCGTCAACGTCGCCGACGCCGACGTCTACTACTTCGCGCCGCAGAAGTGCTTCGCCGCCGACGGCGGGCTCTGGGTCGCGCTGATGAGCCCGCGCGCGCTCGCACGCATCGCCGAGATCGCCGAGACCGATCGCTGGTGCCCGGAGTTCTTGTCGCTGCCGACCGCCGTCGACAACAGCAGCAAGAACCAGACCTACAACACCCCGGCCGTCGGATCGCTGCTGCTGTTCGCCAACCAGATCGAGTGGATGAACAACAACGGCGGCCTCGACTGGTGCGTCTCGCGCACCGCCGATTCCAGCTCGCGTCTCTACCAGTGGGCCGAGGCGAGCGAGTTCGCGACGCCGTTCGTCACCGAGGCGACCAACCGCAGCCAGGTCGTCGGCACCATCGATTTCCACGACGATGTCGACGCCGCGGCCGTCGCGAAGATCCTTCGCGCGCACGGGGTCGTCGACACCGAGCCGTACCGCAAGCTCGGCCGGAACCAGCTGCGCATCGGCATGTTCCCGGCCATCGAGCCGGAGGACGTCAGCAAGCTCACCCAGTGCATCGACTACATCGTCGAGCGCCTCTGA
- a CDS encoding isopenicillin N synthase family dioxygenase → MDAMTAAATGFDVPLIDISPYTRNGDPADRAVVAARFDDAASSVGFIQVVGHEIPAAVIDEFTAAMDVFFALPLELKKTYRTPPEINRGYAPPKSESLSLSLGVESAARMNDFFEAFNVGVEATQYPELDLPADHYATNTWPAVEHFQAAVSAYFNEARRVAHTLTRIFADALDLPADFFEGFTDHSLDVLRMNNYALPPGEIELDGDPTGMGEHTDYGIVTVLWADQVKGLQVLDQHGDWHDVSPADGALLINLGDLMARWTNERWMSTLHRVKPPVVDGTVERRRSAAYFHDGNLDAMISTLPSCVGAGSRYSPITVGEHIGAKLAGSRAGRPNPHAPREAGRVRQAMRRSQGQQ, encoded by the coding sequence ATGGACGCCATGACCGCCGCCGCCACCGGATTCGACGTACCGCTCATCGACATCTCGCCGTACACGCGGAACGGTGACCCGGCCGATCGGGCCGTGGTGGCGGCCAGGTTCGACGACGCGGCGAGTTCGGTCGGCTTCATCCAGGTCGTCGGACACGAGATCCCCGCCGCCGTCATCGACGAGTTCACCGCCGCCATGGACGTCTTCTTCGCGCTGCCACTGGAGCTGAAGAAGACCTACCGCACGCCGCCGGAGATCAATCGGGGATACGCGCCCCCGAAGTCGGAATCCCTGTCGTTGTCGCTGGGGGTCGAGTCCGCGGCACGCATGAACGACTTCTTCGAGGCCTTCAACGTCGGCGTGGAGGCGACGCAGTACCCGGAACTCGATCTACCCGCCGACCACTACGCGACGAACACGTGGCCGGCCGTCGAGCATTTCCAGGCGGCGGTGTCGGCATACTTCAACGAGGCACGACGCGTCGCCCACACGCTCACCAGGATCTTCGCCGATGCCCTCGACCTACCCGCCGACTTCTTCGAGGGATTCACCGACCATTCGCTCGACGTGCTCCGGATGAACAACTATGCGCTGCCGCCCGGTGAGATCGAGCTGGACGGCGACCCCACCGGCATGGGGGAGCACACCGACTACGGCATCGTGACCGTGTTGTGGGCCGACCAGGTCAAGGGTCTGCAAGTTCTCGACCAGCACGGTGACTGGCACGACGTGAGTCCCGCCGACGGTGCGTTGCTGATCAACCTGGGTGATCTGATGGCGCGCTGGACCAACGAGCGGTGGATGTCCACCTTGCACCGGGTGAAGCCGCCCGTCGTCGACGGAACGGTGGAGCGGCGTCGTTCGGCTGCCTATTTCCACGACGGCAACCTCGACGCGATGATCTCGACCCTGCCGTCGTGCGTGGGGGCGGGCAGCCGCTATTCGCCGATCACCGTGGGCGAACACATCGGTGCGAAGCTCGCCGGCTCCCGAGCGGGCCGTCCGAACCCGCACGCCCCTCGGGAGGCCGGACGTGTCCGGCAGGCGATGCGCCGAAGCCAGGGGCAGCAGTAG